The DNA region TTGAGCTGGGCCAAGGTATAGTTGGTGGTAGCGCAGGCATAGCCAACCCCACCGCAGTCGATGACCGCCAGATTCGGGCCGATTTCTGCCACCGTTCCATTCACATAATAATACATAGATTCTTCTCTTTTCTTACACAGTCTCCTTCACGCCCGGGTCTGTACGCCGCAGCAGGCTGGTGGCACTGCGGGCATGACACAGAGCAATCGCCAAGGCATCAGCGGCGTCGTCGGGCCGGGGCACAGCCTTCAGCTTCAGCAGCCGACGGGTCATGTCCATCACCTGCTTCTTGTCCGCCAGTCCATACCCCACCACCGCCTGCTTCACCTGCATGGGCGTATACTCATAGATGGGCAGCTTGTGCTTTTCTGCCGCACAAAGGATGACCCCTCTGGCATGGGCCACGGCGATGCCCGTGGTGATATTTTTGGAAAAAAACAGCTCCTCAATAGACATTTCATCAGGCTGGAAAGATTGAATCAGCTCCTCCATGTCCCGGCTGATCTGCAAAAGACGCGCAGCAAGGGGCTGACCGGCGGGGGTTGTGATGGCGCCGTATTGCAGCATCCGCAGGCTACCCCGGTCAGACTCAATAAGCCCGAACCCCACAATAGCAACCCCCGGATCAATGCCCAGAATACGCATAGCAAACCTCCGCCAATTAATCCGTTTCAGTATAGCAGATTCTACTGCAAATGGCAAGTCTTACAGCCGATTCTTTCGGGAATTGTGCCGGAAAAAAGTTTCATTCGTTCAATAAAAAAGGGGCTGTTGCTTTACGCCCAGCGAGGTGGTATAATAGGGAAAAAATCGGAGGTACGGCCATGATCTCTACCGCGTCTGCCCATCTTGCACCCAAAGAGCACTGCACCGGCTGCAGCGCGTGCGCCAGCGGCTGCCCTCGGGGCGCTATCAAAATGGTTGCCGATAAGGAGGGGTTTCTCTATCCCCAGGTGACGGATGCCTGTGTCCACTGCGGTCACTGCACCCATATATGCCCGGCTTTGAAGCACCGGGAGCAGCGGCCTGAGCCCACAGTATTTGCTGTTTGGAATGAGGACGAGGCCCAGAGGCGGCTGTCCACCTCCGGCGGTGCGTTTGCCGCCATTGCCGGCTTTGTGCTGGAGTCCGGAGGCGTAGTATTCGGCGCGGCCATGGACGGAGATATGCGGGTGGTCCACACAGCTATCCAAAGCAAAGAGGATCTGCCGCGGCTCATGGGCACAAAGCTGGTCCAAAGCGACATGGGTGAGTGCTTCCAGCAGGTTCGCTATTATCTGGATCGTGGTACCTTTGTTTTCTTTACAGGCACGCCCTGTCAAGTTGATGGCCTTTACAGATATTTAGGGGAATCTCCGGAGCTTCTTCTCACGGCGGACACCCTTTGCAGCGGTGTTCCCTCCCCAGGGGTGTGGAGCAAGGTGGTGGATGCCATGCACTACATCAAGCAGCGTCGGGTCACCGCCGTGCAGTTCTGCAAAAAGCTCACAGGCAGCGAATCTCGCTTTGTGGTGGACTTTGAGGGCGGCGGCCAATATGACGCACCTCTGGGTAAATCTGACTACGGTCGGGGCCTGTTTCGGGGGTTATTTCTGCGCCCGGCCTGCTACCACTGCACCTGCTGCAGCACGAATCGCGTGGCCGACCTGACCTTTGGCTCCTTTAAGGGGCTGCCATCCGACTTTTATCCCCAGCAGCAGAAATTAGGCGTTTCCATGCTGCTTATCAACACCGTCAAGGGTGCGCACATCTTTGATATGATCCCCCTGCATCGTGAGAAACGGACTCTGGCGGAGGCGGTGGCCGGAAACCCGGCTCTCAGTCATCCTGCAGCCTTCCCCAAGGAGCGTGCCGCCTTCTTTGACGCCTTTATCAACCAGCCGTTCCACAAGGTCTATCACCGCTTTTTCTCTATATCCGATTGGTCGTACCGGGTGGCGAATGAGGGAAAGCTCCGCAATTTCATTCGCCGCATTCAATCCGGAAAGAAGGATGAGAAATGACCAAAACTCTGCTGCACACCTGCTGCGCCCCCTGCTCCGTCTCCTGTGTGGAGCAGCTGCGCACCGAGGGCATTGAACCGGTTTCCTACTGGTTTAATCCCAACATCCATCCCTATCAGGAGTATAAGGCCCGCCGGGACACCCTCATCGGCTATGCCAAACAGATAAATATGGAGCTGATCGTGCAGGAGGACTACGGCCTGCGAGAATTTACCTGCGCTGTGGCAGAGGATATTGACCATCGCTGCGGAACATGCTATGAAATGCGTTTGGACCGGGCCGCTGAATTCGCTGCGGAAAACGGGTTTGACTCCTTTACCTCCACGCTGTTCGTCAGTCCCTATCAGCAGCACGAGCGCATGGCCCAGATTGCCGAGCAAGCGGCCCGGAAATGGGGCGTTTCCTTCCTCTACCGGGACTTTCGTCCGGGATTTCGCAGCGGTCAGCAGCAGGCCCGAGAGCTCGGACTCTATATGCAAAAATACTGTGGCTGCATTTTCAGCGAAGAGGATCGCTACGCAAAGCAGATTCTTCGCGATCAGCAGGAGCCGCTGAAGCACTTTCAAAACCGATAATTTCAAAAAATTTTGGGAGCCTTTCGGCTCCCCTTTTTTTATTCGCATTTATCCCGCTAAAACCTCGAATTTCAGCACGCCGAAGGCGCCGGAAATACCGGCCATCATCTCCTCCAGCCCCTCCTTCATTTCGCTGGTCTCGGCAGAGATAGTCACGCCCGCGCAGCCATTGGTGGGGATAGTCTGATTAATGGTCAGTATATTTGCGCCGGAATTGGCAAAAATAGACAGGTAGTTGCTGAGCACACCGGGGTTGTCCTTCAGTAAGGCGTAAAAAGTAATGATACGTCCGGCCTTCATGTCCTGAAACGGCTGCACCGCATCCTTATACTTATAAAAGGCGCTGCGGCTGATGTTCATAAGCCGGGCGGCCTCACCAACATTCTTTGCCTCCCCCACCTGCAGCATCCGCTTAGCCTCGGCCACTTTAATAAAGATGTCCGGCAGCGCATCCTCGGACACAATGTAGTACTTCTTCTTGCTCATAGCCGCATCCCCCAAAGCCTATCGTTATTCACTGTTATTTTAGCATATATTAGTCCTGTATGCAAGGCAATTCAATCCGCCGGAGGTCCAGTATGTCGGATAAATACCGCAACTTCATAACCTTGGCACTGTACTGGGGTCTTTTGCTTCTGCTGTGCTGGATCGGGGTACGGTATGTGCTTTTGTGGCTGCTGCCGTTTCTTATCGCTCTGGGCGTGGCATACATCATGGAGCCCATGGTGTGCTATCTGCGGAAAAAGCTGCGCCTACGCCGCGGGTTTGTGTCGGCGGTACTCTCCTTCGTGCTGCTGGCACTGCTTTTGACGGCGCTTACCGTGCTGTGCCTGAATCTATTGCAGCAGTCCGTGCGGTTGTTTAAGGCGCTGCCCCAATATCTCGCAGAGCTGCCCGTATATTTTTCCGCCCTACAGGAGCGGCTGGAGCAGTTTTGCAGCTCCTGCCCCAAAAGCCTGCAGTCCTGGCTGCAGCAGGTCCTGTCGGACAGTTCTCGGGAATTATCCGCTTGGTTCGCCCGTTTTTCTGCCCAATGCGTCTCCACCGCCGCCGAAGCGCTGAAGGATATACCCTCCGTTTTCCTTTTTACAGCAACCACTGTACTGGCCGTATTCTTTACAGCGGCGCGGCTACCGGCCATCCTGGATTTTCTCCGCCGCCAGCTCCCGCCCCAAAGGCAGAAGCAGGTCGGCGGTGTGAAGGACAATCTTCTCAGCACCCTGAGCAAATGGTTCAAAGCTCAGTGTATACTCCTGGGCGTCACCTTCGCGGAGCTGCTGGCGGGGCTGCTGCTCATTCGTCAGCCCTACGCTCTGCTTTTGGCCGCCGCCATCGCCCTCATAGACGCTCTGCCGGTATTCGGCACAGGGACGGTACTGCTGCCCTGGGCGGCGGTGTGCCTGCTCTTGCAGCATACGCCCAAAGCCTTCTCCCTTGTGGCTATTTACGCAGTCATTACCCTGGTGCGCAGCTTCCTGGAGCCCAAGGTCATGGCGGCCCAGGTGGACCTGCCCCCACTGGCGGCGCTGATGGCCATGTACATCGGCTTTTGCACCTTCGGCGTGGGAGGAATGATCT from Vescimonas fastidiosa includes:
- the ruvC gene encoding crossover junction endodeoxyribonuclease RuvC, whose product is MRILGIDPGVAIVGFGLIESDRGSLRMLQYGAITTPAGQPLAARLLQISRDMEELIQSFQPDEMSIEELFFSKNITTGIAVAHARGVILCAAEKHKLPIYEYTPMQVKQAVVGYGLADKKQVMDMTRRLLKLKAVPRPDDAADALAIALCHARSATSLLRRTDPGVKETV
- a CDS encoding Coenzyme F420 hydrogenase/dehydrogenase, beta subunit C-terminal domain, giving the protein MISTASAHLAPKEHCTGCSACASGCPRGAIKMVADKEGFLYPQVTDACVHCGHCTHICPALKHREQRPEPTVFAVWNEDEAQRRLSTSGGAFAAIAGFVLESGGVVFGAAMDGDMRVVHTAIQSKEDLPRLMGTKLVQSDMGECFQQVRYYLDRGTFVFFTGTPCQVDGLYRYLGESPELLLTADTLCSGVPSPGVWSKVVDAMHYIKQRRVTAVQFCKKLTGSESRFVVDFEGGGQYDAPLGKSDYGRGLFRGLFLRPACYHCTCCSTNRVADLTFGSFKGLPSDFYPQQQKLGVSMLLINTVKGAHIFDMIPLHREKRTLAEAVAGNPALSHPAAFPKERAAFFDAFINQPFHKVYHRFFSISDWSYRVANEGKLRNFIRRIQSGKKDEK
- a CDS encoding epoxyqueuosine reductase QueH is translated as MTKTLLHTCCAPCSVSCVEQLRTEGIEPVSYWFNPNIHPYQEYKARRDTLIGYAKQINMELIVQEDYGLREFTCAVAEDIDHRCGTCYEMRLDRAAEFAAENGFDSFTSTLFVSPYQQHERMAQIAEQAARKWGVSFLYRDFRPGFRSGQQQARELGLYMQKYCGCIFSEEDRYAKQILRDQQEPLKHFQNR
- a CDS encoding ACT domain-containing protein, giving the protein MSKKKYYIVSEDALPDIFIKVAEAKRMLQVGEAKNVGEAARLMNISRSAFYKYKDAVQPFQDMKAGRIITFYALLKDNPGVLSNYLSIFANSGANILTINQTIPTNGCAGVTISAETSEMKEGLEEMMAGISGAFGVLKFEVLAG
- the ytvI gene encoding sporulation integral membrane protein YtvI, giving the protein MSDKYRNFITLALYWGLLLLLCWIGVRYVLLWLLPFLIALGVAYIMEPMVCYLRKKLRLRRGFVSAVLSFVLLALLLTALTVLCLNLLQQSVRLFKALPQYLAELPVYFSALQERLEQFCSSCPKSLQSWLQQVLSDSSRELSAWFARFSAQCVSTAAEALKDIPSVFLFTATTVLAVFFTAARLPAILDFLRRQLPPQRQKQVGGVKDNLLSTLSKWFKAQCILLGVTFAELLAGLLLIRQPYALLLAAAIALIDALPVFGTGTVLLPWAAVCLLLQHTPKAFSLVAIYAVITLVRSFLEPKVMAAQVDLPPLAALMAMYIGFCTFGVGGMIFFPLALLFLKQLHDAGYLRLWKQ